The Shewanella sp. KX20019 genome window below encodes:
- a CDS encoding ABC transporter ATP-binding protein, with protein MGNSIVTLTAVSKGFNDGDKYHQVLDDINLQLESADTVALTGPSGCGKSTLLNIIGGFEFIDSGMLSLFENDTTPWQDKQWSQFRRSNLGVVFQQFNLLTPLNVTDNIAFSLRLNRQQWSPWCDHLIKQLGLDEVKHRHVETLSGGQQQRVAIARALAHQPKLLLADEPTGNLDEKAGREVMQLLTELARESDTSILMVTHSAECAAFMQRRWHLEQGSINE; from the coding sequence ATGGGCAACAGTATCGTGACATTAACAGCGGTATCGAAAGGATTTAATGACGGCGATAAATATCATCAAGTACTGGATGATATTAACCTACAGCTTGAAAGTGCAGACACTGTCGCACTAACCGGCCCCAGCGGCTGTGGCAAAAGTACCCTGCTTAACATTATCGGTGGTTTTGAATTCATCGATAGCGGAATGCTCTCTCTCTTCGAAAATGACACAACTCCTTGGCAAGATAAGCAATGGAGCCAATTTAGGCGTAGTAATTTAGGCGTGGTTTTCCAACAATTCAACCTACTCACTCCGCTCAATGTAACAGACAATATCGCATTTTCGCTACGTCTTAATCGTCAGCAATGGTCGCCTTGGTGCGATCATTTAATCAAACAGTTGGGCTTAGATGAGGTAAAACATCGTCATGTAGAAACGCTTTCAGGTGGCCAGCAACAGCGAGTCGCTATCGCTCGAGCCTTAGCTCATCAACCCAAATTATTGTTAGCCGATGAACCCACAGGCAATCTAGATGAAAAGGCCGGTAGAGAGGTGATGCAGTTGCTGACTGAACTCGCTCGCGAGTCTGATACCAGTATCCTCATGGTGACGCATAGCGCTGAGTGTGCAGCATTCATGCAAAGACGCTGGCACTTGGAGCAAGGTAGCATCAATGAGTAG